DNA from Bacteroidia bacterium:
TGTGTTCATATTTTCTCCTAAATTATCTGAATGTAGAAACTAAGCTATTATTTGTCCATTTTCCATTATTTTAATTTCATCCCCATCTTCATAGCATCCAATTACATCTATAGAGCCCTCTAAGGGGACTCTGATGCGCACCAAGGAGATATTACACCCTGTTAGCTCTTGTAATTGATTCTCATCATCGTAGGTCTCTAAAGCCTCTATATGAGATGAGTCTCCCATCCCAAAGACAATTGAATTTCTTTTAGCTTCATCAAAACCTAAGTAGGTGCTTTTAATTGTCTCTAAAGGCTCTTCAACTAAAGATAATTCAGATATATGGGAAGAGCCCGTATCACAACTAACAACTTTAGCTAAAACCTCTTTTCCCTTTAGAGCATCGACAGCCACTACCTCTCCATCGAACATTCTGATTGTAGCTTCACTGACAACTTGGTTTAATAATTTAAAATCATCTTTGATTTTAAACTCACCAACAGTAGAATCTCTGTCTAACAAAATTGAGTAGCGATTTAAATTTAAGTAGGGGATATAAGTTCTTCCATTAGCTAAAGTGTTAAGACCACTTTGCCAGCGAGAAAAGTCCAACTTTTTACACCTTAAATTTATATTCTCCCCAACAATTTTATAGTGATCACAATCGAGGTTGTTTAAAGAGCGCAACCTTATTTTATTAAGTTGTAACTTCTCTTTCCAATGATCTAACCAATTATCACTATCTAATTCTAATAAAGAAGCAAACTCAATCCACACTTTATCAACTAACTTCTCATCATT
Protein-coding regions in this window:
- a CDS encoding aminopeptidase; amino-acid sequence: EISTTATFQILLRIDDYKTKIDDDNLTVDQILNSAPLLQHYNTLAPPQLNRPVAPWAVIPLPNFVWAKELYNDEKLVDKVWIEFASLLELDSDNWLDHWKEKLQLNKIRLRSLNNLDCDHYKIVGENINLRCKKLDFSRWQSGLNTLANGRTYIPYLNLNRYSILLDRDSTVGEFKIKDDFKLLNQVVSEATIRMFDGEVVAVDALKGKEVLAKVVSCDTGSSHISELSLVEEPLETIKSTYLGFDEAKRNSIVFGMGDSSHIEALETYDDENQLQELTGCNISLVRIRVPLEGSIDVIGCYEDGDEIKIMENGQIIA